One Trichosurus vulpecula isolate mTriVul1 chromosome 7, mTriVul1.pri, whole genome shotgun sequence genomic region harbors:
- the LOC118858055 gene encoding serine/arginine-rich splicing factor 7-like, translating into MSCYGRYGGETKVYVGNLETGAGKGELERAFSYYGPLRTVWIARNPPGFAFVEFEDPRDAEDAVQGLDGKVICGSRVRVELSTGLPRRSRYDRPPARCPFDPNDRCYECGEKGHYAYDCHRYSRRRRSRSRSRSHSRSRGRRYSRSRSRSRGRRSRSASPRRPRSASLRRSRSASIQSRSGSLKRSRSSRSRSRSRSPSRPRSSQSKSRSPSPKRSHSPSGSPRRSASPERMD; encoded by the coding sequence ATGTCATGCTATGGGAGGTACGGAGGAGAAACCAAAGTATATGTTGGCAACCTGGAAACTGGTGCTGGCAAAGGAGAGTTAGAAAGAGCCTTTAGTTATTACGGTCCCTTAAGAACCGTGTGGATTGCCAGAAATCCTCCAGGATTTGCCTTTGTGGAGTTTGAAGATCCAAGAGATGCAGAAGACGCAGTCCAAGGACTAGATGGAAAGGTGATTTGTGGTTCCCGTGTAAGAGTCGAGTTGTCAACAGGCCTGCCTCGAAGATCTCGTTATGACAGACCGCCTGCACGCTGCCCATTCGATCCTAATGACCGATGTTATGAGTGTGGGGAGAAAGGTCATTATGCTTATGATTGTCACCGCTACAGCCGGCGAAGGAGAAGCAGGTCACGATCTAGATCTCACTCAAGATCCCGAGGAAGGAGATATTCTCGTTCCCGAAGCAGGAGCCGTGGAAGGAGGTCACGATCTGCATCTCCTCGAAGACCAAGATCCGCCTCTCTGCGTAGATCTAGATCTGCTTCAATCCAGTCTCGATCGGGTTCTTTAAAAAGATCTCGATCATCCCGTTCAAGATCCCGATCCAGATCTCCGTCAAGACCTAGAAGCAGCCAATCAAAGTCCAGATCACCATCTCCAAAGAGAAGCCACTCCCCTTCTGGAAGTCCTCGCAGGAGTGCAAGTCCTGAAAGAATGGActaa